One segment of Rhipicephalus sanguineus isolate Rsan-2018 chromosome 6, BIME_Rsan_1.4, whole genome shotgun sequence DNA contains the following:
- the LOC119397235 gene encoding cell surface glycoprotein 1-like: MTPPTSRQATCASIPAADHPPDEPRPMVLQTCRPSAHLPRPPWPMTLLPRQAPRRLPRRTPWSPAIDRDIVTPTIRPPIAEASPAMMSDEPVFASTSTLCASCQQRPASPSQSLAAEVPAPNHRWPNFRDAATMTDAPEDDVPGQHTPELTAYAMSATEADIQHADLRTSPREPTPVGASRSTGSPSEPAAETTPAQLHHRFPAEPLMQDTIHPTSHRMLQRGPSAGPSNIQRH; encoded by the exons ATgactcctccgacctcacgtcAGGCCACCTGCGCATCGATTCCTGCGgccgaccacccgcccgacgag cctcggcccaTGGTCCTTCAGACGTGCCGGCCATCTGCACATCTTCCGCGACCTCCATGGCCCATGACACTGCTGCcacgtcaggctccacgacggctacctcgccgcacgccctggagtcCTGCCATAGATAGGGACATCGTCACGCCCACTAtacgacccccaattgcggaggcatcgccagCGATGATGTCCGACGAACCCGTTTTTGCAtcgacctcgacactgtgcgcGTCTTGCCAGCAACGACCAGCCTCGCCCTCGCAGTCTCTCGCAGCCGAAGTCCCAGCCCCTAACCACCGATGGCCGAACTTCCGAGACGCTGCGACTATGACtgatgcgcctgaggacgacgtCCCTGGTCAGCATACGCCAGAGCTGACCGCATATGCCATGTCAGCCACAGAGGCAGACATCCAGCATGCCGACCTGCGCACCAGTCCTCGTGAGCCAACCCCCGTAGGGGCTTCCAGAAGCACAGGTTCGCCGTCTGAACCTGCAGCAGAGACCACTCCTGCTCAGCTTCACCACAGGTTTCCTGCGGAGCCCTTGATGCAGGACACCATCCACCCGACAA GCCACCGCATGCTCCAGCGCGGTCCGTCAgcgggaccctccaatattcagcggcactga